TGATATTTCCTTCACTGTCAAAAAGAGAGATTTCTACTAGTCCTCCATCGCACTCTGTGCATTTGCCTTAAGAAAGTAACAATACGATCTGGTGACAGCGAACATGCATGCAGACAAGCTCAGCTATTATTAGCCAGGAACACAGACgctaaaaatatatattttcaactCACATGAAGAAGATTTCATCAAAGGATCAACTTGGAGGCATCGAATTCTACTGGGGATTATCAGTCAAAAGCACTACAGGCTACAAATCTCTAATGATGTAGTGTATTACCTGGTAGGGGCAGGGGATGTGGTACTCTCTGCACTTCTCCTGGACCCACGTCGTCTCCCAGATGGCCCGGTAGCTGTTCTCATAGAGGTAGCAGCCCAGAACGGCCAGCAGGGGGACCAGGTAGAGCACAGAGAACACGGCGATGCGGATCATGAACTTCACCAGTTTCTCCTGGTTCTCCTTCTCCAGCGGGATCTCCATGCGGACTCGGTTCAGTGCTGCTATGCCTGCCAGCAGCAGTGCCACGCCGACCTGGGGTGGGATGAGAGAGGGATTAAAGGGGGAAAAGTCTATCATGTCTTTGTTCATTTCCTTAatcacaaaacaagcaattatCTCTGTGAAACAAGTGAGTAGATTCTGTAATGAAAGATTCGGCATTTCAAATATCTGTTAAATAAAcaccacagtgtgtttttacagtatttcCTGTAATACTCTTCCTCACCACTACGTCCAATCCCAGGGGAGCCAGCAGGAACCAGCGCAGGGCCGTCAGGTTGTACAGCCCCACAAAGCAGACGCCACTGACGCTGTCTCCCTCGATCTTGTTCATGGCGAGCAGAGTGACCGTGAGGACACCCGGGATGCCCCAGGCACAGGCGTGGAACAGGAGGGCCTTCTTCTCTATTGCCTCACTGCCCCACTTGGGAACTGCAGCCAGGAACCAGGTGATGGTCAGGATGACCCACCAGACGCTGCCGGCCATGGTGAAGAAGTACAGCACCATGAAGAGCAGGGTGCAGGCCTGGGACAGGGAGAGAGTGTGCAGGCGGAGGATCAATACCAACATCTAGgcagcagaaaatgaagaaaaacaaaaacacagtcgTTGTTACCTTGTTGTGGGAGCCTTGGGTCACGGTTGAAGCCCTGAACCTCCCAGGACTCGCTGCGTTACAGGAAACTTTGTCCTCCGACAGAAAGCCCAGGAAGAACACCAGGGACACCATCATGTAGCACACAGCGTAGAATATAATTGGGCGCTCCGGGTAGCGGAAGCGCGACACGTCAATGAGGAAGGTGAGGAAGGTGAAGAGGGTGGCGGACAGACAGACGATGGACACCACGCCGATGAAGTAGCGGGCGAACGTCAGCTCCTCTCGCGTGAAGTACATGTTGGGACACGGGGGCGAGCAGTCGCGGACGCCCATGAAGGAGTAGCCGAGCTCGGGATCGATTTTGAGTTCTCTTGGACACCAGAAGCCGTAGTCCCGCTGGACGGAGACGGGGGATTCTGTGGTCTCTGAGCTGGACAGCAGGTCCACAGGGCGGGGGTAGGGCTCGTCACAGTCTGGGAACCTGGGAAGAGAAGATGGATGACGATCTCAGGGTGAGTTCAGCTGTTGAGCCCTTAACACCAGATTGCACAGTCTGCCTCTTCTCTATTCTCGAGTCGAGTTGTGTCtttattaaaaagacaaatagtCGGCGGCTGGCAGGAAATGAGGGAAGACAGACAGGGTGATTTGCAGCTGTTGCCTGTCAGACGCGAACCAGCAATATTGCATTACTTggtcagcatctcagaccactGAGCCACCGGGACGCTCAGAGGACGTCTTTCTGCTGCGAGACCACCAGAATGAAATAACCTTTTTCAACCTCAGTCCTCCAAATGTTCTGGTCGTGCCCTTTCTtagcaggttttttttaaatcagtcttCCAAACGTTGGCTGAAATCTTATACTGACCCACTGAACCTCACCCTCTGACCGCTGTCAGCTTTACTAGTCAAATGGAAAGACACCGCCCCTCCCTCTCATTCCTACTGGATTAGGGACATTATGCTAAGTTTGAAGCTTTTAgctctatgtttgtgtgtctttgactGTTTCTGAGCAACCTGTGCAAGCACGTGTATGTTATATTAACAGGAAATATATAAGTCATGTAAAATgtttacatgaaaaagaaagtTAAAGGTTTAATTTGTGGCAACGTGTGAATCTGCAATACTGTGATGGTGCTCGTGTGTGAGGTTGACTGATTCAATTATTTGGCTGCAAAACTAATTTACCATCTGGGCCAACAACGTTTGGAACGAACTTAGTTGTTTTGCAGCTTCTCAAAAGCACAGTGTTCCTCTGAGCGTCTTCATTTCTGTGGTCATCAGAACAAATGACCTTTTACGTGCCGGCTGGTCTGATGCAGCAGGGTTGTTACCGCTGAAATAAACCAAGAGGGGGAAGAATTATTGCTGTTGTGCCAACCTGTTGCAGTCCATCTCCTGCGGCCAGCTGACACCAAACATGTCCATTAGTTTGTAGCAGTCGCTCCTGGCCTGCAGACAGAGGCGGCGACACGGCAGAGTCATCCGGCCATACTCGGTGCATACCGGGGCGTAGAGCGCGCACAGGAACATCCTGAGGTCTGGGGAGCACTGGAGGTTCACCATGGGGTGGAACGGCTGCAGGTagcaacagagagacagaattAACTAACACTATATTAAAACACACCGGCACAGATTAATGAAATGTGCATGTTTGACACAGTTTGAGGAGACGGCACTGCAGTCCAGTGTGTTACTCCAACTTCACAATGAGGGCCGAAGAGAGGCACAAAGAGGTCAGTGGAGCATGTCTGTGACCGTTTCTGAAGATGAATCCATAAAAACAACTCTGGCCTCTTTCCTAATAATCCCGTCCACCCCCATGATATTAGTCCCccccttcctccatctcctctctcttccttccctccaacctccagagaggaggagcacaA
Above is a genomic segment from Pempheris klunzingeri isolate RE-2024b chromosome 18, fPemKlu1.hap1, whole genome shotgun sequence containing:
- the fzd3a gene encoding frizzled-3a; its protein translation is MGLLWVLSVSMLTVCVAIPMDAAAGSHSLFTCEPITLRMCQGLPYNATFMPNILNHYDQQTAALAMEPFHPMVNLQCSPDLRMFLCALYAPVCTEYGRMTLPCRRLCLQARSDCYKLMDMFGVSWPQEMDCNRFPDCDEPYPRPVDLLSSSETTESPVSVQRDYGFWCPRELKIDPELGYSFMGVRDCSPPCPNMYFTREELTFARYFIGVVSIVCLSATLFTFLTFLIDVSRFRYPERPIIFYAVCYMMVSLVFFLGFLSEDKVSCNAASPGRFRASTVTQGSHNKACTLLFMVLYFFTMAGSVWWVILTITWFLAAVPKWGSEAIEKKALLFHACAWGIPGVLTVTLLAMNKIEGDSVSGVCFVGLYNLTALRWFLLAPLGLDVVVGVALLLAGIAALNRVRMEIPLEKENQEKLVKFMIRIAVFSVLYLVPLLAVLGCYLYENSYRAIWETTWVQEKCREYHIPCPYQVERTSRPDLALFLIKYVMMLIVGIPSVFWVGSKKTCFEWASFFHGKRRKEALTPSPTACSTHSSILFYQTHHPTTFPLSLPTLLRLSLPSLPPLPSSSSTSSSSSTSTPSLPSSVPCCSGMVNESRQVLQEPDFAQLLLRDPNTPIVRKSRGTSTQGTSTHASSTHLAMLDEPPSASTSRAGSVRSARSKMSSYHGSLHRSRDGRYTASSFRAADDRLPYGSMPRLNDQSQSRHCSTNRMDSLSRHGSTQRLESQSRHSSVRDLSGATQAVLGVPGNGIHRVLEEDGATA